In a single window of the Bacteroidia bacterium genome:
- a CDS encoding YdeI/OmpD-associated family protein encodes MTPVFFNNQLEFRKWLENNHEKEKELLVGYYKVGSGKQNMTWSESVDQAICYGWIDGVRKSIDKNSYCIRFTPRKPKSNWSEINIKKVEELTKQGLMHPSGIAIFNIRLQNHSGVYSYENRPEILSDDFEKIFKANKKAWSFFELQSSSYKKTFSHWVMSAKQESTKINRLNKLIKQSELKQKLF; translated from the coding sequence ATGACTCCCGTATTCTTTAACAACCAATTAGAATTCAGAAAATGGTTAGAAAATAATCATGAAAAAGAAAAAGAATTATTGGTTGGATATTACAAAGTTGGTAGTGGTAAACAAAATATGACATGGTCGGAGTCAGTTGATCAGGCAATTTGTTATGGCTGGATAGATGGGGTTCGTAAATCTATCGACAAAAATAGTTATTGCATTAGATTTACACCAAGAAAACCAAAAAGTAACTGGAGTGAAATTAATATTAAAAAAGTAGAAGAATTAACAAAACAGGGACTAATGCACCCATCCGGAATAGCAATTTTTAATATTAGATTGCAAAATCATTCCGGTGTATATAGTTATGAAAACAGACCCGAAATACTTTCAGACGATTTTGAAAAGATATTCAAAGCAAACAAAAAAGCATGGAGTTTTTTTGAATTACAATCATCGTCGTATAAAAAAACTTTTTCACATTGGGTAATGAGCGCAAAACAAGAATCAACAAAAATTAACAGGCTTAATAAATTGATTAAACAAAGTGAATTAAAACAAAAATTGTTTTAA
- a CDS encoding ZIP family metal transporter — MKIEWLMNYSPVLLAFCATMFTWFITALGASMVFFFKTINKKILNSMLGFAAGVMIAASFWSLLKPAIEMAEASGTIPWLPALVGFLSGGAFLFLIDKLLPHLHMGLSTDKAEGIKTTWQRSVLLVLAITLHNIPEGLAVGIAFGALANNPDIGLLTGAIALTIGIGLQNFPEGAAVSIPLRREGFSRFRAFNYGQLSGIVEPIAGVLGAYLVLTITPILPYALSFAAGAMIFVVVEELIPESQSGNETDLSTIGAMLGFATMMLLDVSLG; from the coding sequence ATGAAAATAGAATGGTTAATGAATTATAGCCCTGTATTATTGGCATTCTGTGCTACAATGTTTACATGGTTTATAACAGCATTAGGAGCATCGATGGTCTTTTTCTTTAAAACAATTAACAAAAAAATTCTTAATTCGATGCTGGGATTTGCTGCAGGTGTAATGATAGCAGCAAGTTTCTGGTCGCTTCTTAAACCTGCAATAGAAATGGCAGAGGCAAGCGGAACAATACCATGGCTGCCAGCTTTAGTTGGATTTCTATCTGGCGGTGCATTTTTATTTTTAATAGATAAGCTATTACCTCATTTACATATGGGTTTATCTACAGATAAAGCAGAAGGAATAAAAACAACATGGCAAAGAAGTGTTCTTCTTGTTCTGGCTATCACACTTCATAATATTCCAGAAGGACTCGCGGTAGGTATAGCTTTTGGAGCATTAGCAAATAATCCTGATATAGGATTACTTACTGGTGCAATTGCTCTTACTATTGGTATTGGCTTGCAGAATTTTCCTGAGGGGGCAGCAGTATCTATTCCACTAAGACGAGAAGGTTTTTCAAGATTCAGAGCATTTAATTACGGTCAATTGTCAGGCATTGTTGAGCCTATTGCCGGAGTATTAGGAGCATATTTAGTTTTAACAATAACCCCTATTCTTCCTTATGCACTTTCGTTTGCTGCAGGCGCTATGATATTTGTTGTTGTAGAAGAGTTAATTCCCGAATCGCAATCAGGTAACGAAACTGACTTATCTACAATTGGCGCAATGTTAGGTTTTGCAACTATGATGTTACTTGATGTTTCATTAGGTTAA
- a CDS encoding alpha/beta hydrolase, protein MNKEITIYLISGLGADERAFRKLVFPDSFKIKHIKWISPEKCESLSSYVRRLSDQIDIANPFILIGLSFGGIIVNELTTFTKPIKSIVISSLQSRNEIPDYLRFAGKLKIQKIIPAKLFNKPNKVLFDLFGTSNDEERKLLTEILNDSDSLFMKWAMNALISWKIEAANSEIIHIHGTKDKMLPLRFVKPDYKIEGGGHFMIYTLADKINEIIEKELRYCVKC, encoded by the coding sequence TTGAATAAGGAAATAACAATATATCTGATAAGCGGTCTTGGAGCCGATGAAAGGGCATTTCGGAAATTAGTTTTTCCGGATAGTTTTAAAATAAAGCATATAAAATGGATTTCACCAGAAAAGTGTGAGTCATTAAGCAGTTATGTGCGAAGGCTATCTGATCAAATTGACATTGCCAATCCTTTTATTTTAATTGGACTTTCTTTTGGAGGAATTATTGTTAATGAATTAACAACGTTTACAAAACCAATTAAATCTATTGTTATTTCAAGCCTGCAAAGTAGAAATGAAATACCCGATTATTTAAGATTTGCAGGTAAACTTAAAATACAGAAAATTATTCCGGCAAAATTATTTAATAAACCTAATAAGGTTTTATTTGATTTGTTTGGTACATCAAACGATGAAGAGAGAAAACTTCTTACAGAGATTTTAAATGATTCGGATTCTTTGTTTATGAAGTGGGCAATGAATGCTCTAATTTCATGGAAAATTGAAGCCGCTAATTCGGAAATAATTCACATACATGGTACTAAAGATAAAATGTTACCTTTAAGATTTGTTAAGCCTGATTATAAAATTGAAGGAGGAGGGCATTTTATGATTTATACTTTGGCTGACAAAATAAATGAAATTATTGAAAAAGAGTTAAGGTATTGTGTAAAATGTTAG
- a CDS encoding GyrI-like domain-containing protein yields MKHEWKKKEKEFYLPKNKPEIITIPEFKFYTIKGKGNPNDDFFAEYIGVLYSLSYGIKMSQKQNIEPKNYFDYTVYPLEGVWDIDEEAKNNFNGIIDKNTLVFTLMMRQPDFVNADFANEIIERTKKKKPNVLLNKVNFEIIEEGKCVQMLHCGSYDSEPESFKKMELFAQEQLLKRKCKIHREIYLSDARKVSPDKLKTVLRFQV; encoded by the coding sequence ATGAAACATGAATGGAAAAAAAAAGAAAAAGAATTTTATCTTCCGAAAAACAAACCAGAAATTATTACTATTCCAGAATTTAAATTTTATACAATAAAAGGCAAAGGAAATCCGAATGATGATTTTTTTGCAGAATACATAGGAGTCTTATATTCGCTTTCGTATGGAATTAAAATGAGCCAGAAACAAAATATTGAACCAAAGAATTATTTTGATTATACTGTTTATCCTTTAGAGGGCGTATGGGATATTGACGAAGAGGCAAAGAATAACTTTAATGGTATTATTGATAAAAACACATTAGTTTTTACCTTAATGATGAGGCAACCCGATTTTGTGAATGCTGATTTTGCAAATGAAATTATTGAAAGAACCAAAAAAAAGAAACCTAATGTGTTGCTTAATAAAGTAAATTTCGAAATTATTGAAGAAGGAAAATGTGTGCAGATGTTGCATTGTGGAAGTTATGATAGTGAACCAGAAAGCTTTAAAAAAATGGAATTATTTGCTCAGGAACAATTGTTAAAAAGAAAATGCAAAATTCATCGAGAAATTTATTTGTCGGATGCCAGAAAGGTAAGTCCAGATAAACTTAAAACAGTATTGAGGTTTCAGGTATAA
- a CDS encoding T9SS type A sorting domain-containing protein: MKKLYFFILMVFVFNNINAQLYWQKTYGGTDHEYACKTIKTTDGGYAFVGFSKSNDGDVSSNHGENDLWVAKTNSAGTIVWSKLYGGTSDEQGYDIIQTSDGGFMVAGWADSNDGDVTGHHGANYYSDFWVLKLNSAGTLIWNKCYGGTNDDEGKAIAMTTSEEFYIAGTTYSNDGDVSGNHGTGYNDFWAIKISNTGTLLYQKCVGGTNTDEGINMYLTSDQGCVLTGRTYSNDGDVTGYNSGSDMLIAKLNSTLQIDWVKCYGGSGTEEGNAIVQLTDGTYSVLGYTSSHNNGNITGHHGSQGTDDFWLLKLNTDGTLNWAKCYGGDNDDQANGLTRTSDGGFVMCGLTASNNGDVSGFHTGSFFDPDIWVARVNSSGVLLGQRCCGGSGQDESFNVFEESANLFVVTGFTYSTNFDVTLNHGSADGWILKVNPVMGITEHEADFNLTIYPNPATDKLYINTDITINKKTVEVFDINSKLLQSIEINEANTELNVSLFKSGVYVIKINSQKQSVYTKFVKL, translated from the coding sequence ATGAAAAAATTATACTTTTTTATTTTAATGGTATTTGTTTTTAACAATATTAATGCACAACTGTATTGGCAAAAAACCTATGGTGGAACTGATCATGAATATGCCTGTAAAACAATTAAAACAACAGATGGTGGTTATGCATTTGTAGGGTTTTCTAAATCTAATGATGGTGATGTTAGTTCTAATCATGGAGAAAATGATTTATGGGTTGCAAAAACAAATTCGGCAGGAACTATAGTATGGTCAAAATTGTATGGTGGTACAAGCGATGAGCAAGGTTATGATATAATACAAACATCTGATGGAGGCTTTATGGTTGCTGGATGGGCAGATTCTAATGATGGAGATGTTACAGGTCATCATGGTGCAAATTATTACAGTGATTTTTGGGTTTTAAAATTAAATTCAGCAGGAACTTTGATTTGGAATAAATGTTACGGAGGAACAAATGATGATGAAGGAAAAGCTATTGCAATGACTACCTCCGAAGAGTTTTATATTGCAGGAACAACGTATTCAAATGATGGTGATGTAAGTGGTAATCATGGCACAGGTTATAATGATTTTTGGGCAATCAAAATCAGCAATACAGGCACATTGTTATATCAAAAATGTGTAGGCGGTACAAACACTGATGAAGGAATAAATATGTACTTAACTTCCGATCAGGGTTGTGTTTTAACAGGCAGAACTTATTCAAATGACGGTGATGTTACAGGTTACAATAGTGGTTCTGATATGCTTATTGCAAAGCTTAATTCAACACTTCAAATTGATTGGGTAAAATGTTACGGAGGTTCGGGAACAGAAGAAGGAAATGCAATTGTTCAGCTAACTGATGGAACATACTCAGTATTGGGTTATACAAGTAGTCATAATAATGGGAATATTACAGGACACCATGGTTCACAGGGGACTGACGATTTTTGGTTATTAAAACTTAATACTGACGGAACACTTAATTGGGCAAAATGTTATGGAGGTGATAATGATGATCAGGCAAACGGATTAACAAGAACATCTGATGGTGGCTTTGTTATGTGTGGATTAACTGCTTCAAATAATGGCGATGTGTCAGGTTTTCATACAGGAAGTTTTTTTGATCCTGATATTTGGGTTGCAAGAGTTAATTCCTCAGGTGTGTTACTAGGACAAAGATGTTGTGGTGGTTCGGGACAGGATGAAAGTTTCAATGTTTTTGAAGAATCTGCAAATCTTTTTGTTGTTACTGGTTTTACATATTCAACTAATTTTGATGTTACATTAAATCATGGAAGTGCTGATGGCTGGATATTAAAAGTAAATCCTGTAATGGGAATAACTGAACATGAAGCAGATTTTAATTTAACAATTTACCCTAATCCGGCAACTGATAAATTATATATTAATACTGATATTACAATTAATAAAAAAACTGTTGAAGTTTTCGATATAAATAGTAAATTGTTACAAAGTATAGAAATTAACGAAGCAAATACTGAATTAAATGTGTCCTTATTTAAAAGCGGAGTTTATGTTATTAAAATAAATAGTCAGAAACAAAGTGTTTATACAAAATTTGTAAAATTATAA
- a CDS encoding carbohydrate binding family 9 domain-containing protein, whose protein sequence is MKLIFVITIFLSIQIILFGQNTKREYSTTRTSVIPKIDGILDDICWQKAFSAENLQQLRPIEGANATMSTVVKVLYDNNAIYVYAMMYDPSPDSIKNELGARDNMSVNADAFYIGFIPYNRLDAYVFGLTASGIQCDVRDSDPTYDAVWESAVKINDKGWAAEMKIPYSAIRFPSEEKQSWGFQFTRDIKRNGEYDQWALTPPTLSNSRLNWGTINNLENIKAPLRLSLTPFISGYYENVPQFYGNDVKYNNTYSYNFGADLKYGIDEKFTLDLTLMPDFNQVQSDNKVKNLGYNEITYNENRPFFKEGTELFTKNALFYSRRIGQTPSGYYAAQYNLQENEMLKANPSKTRLLNAVKISGRNNNGVGIGFFNAITDNTFAIAEDSTGNIRKILTEPLTNYNILVFDQQLKNNSSFYLINTNVIRAKDYPAANVTGSGFTFNNKKNTYAIDGSVALSQIFSKQDSTPDMFNDKMGYRYFIGARKSSGNILFGISHTMINKSYDSRDMGYFVIGNRAIERFYFNYNIYKPNNLFQNSYNSISMDYGTNPVTGKMITSQVNVNLYFTLLDFSNFNIGANCAPFSVYDYYEPRVAGRYSKTFRYYYAYADFNTDTRKALALEFHLEGGDFLENFRGVGFGNQTGIRYRFNNRLQAKYIFNYNNDSYNIGFADIYNDQIIYGGRKLITFINSLSCQYLFTKDMNISVTARHYWNTGEYKKYYSLLENGGISETSDYSGNNNFNFNLFNIDLIYSWQFAPGSTMSVVYKNAIESETGEIIHNYSSNFKNTFDSPQTNSLSLKILYYLDYQYLNKLKKEA, encoded by the coding sequence ATGAAACTTATATTTGTTATTACAATATTTCTCAGCATCCAGATAATCCTATTTGGGCAAAACACTAAAAGAGAATATTCTACTACCAGAACATCTGTTATACCAAAAATTGATGGAATTCTTGATGATATTTGTTGGCAGAAAGCTTTTTCAGCAGAAAATCTGCAACAATTGAGACCTATTGAAGGTGCAAATGCAACAATGAGTACAGTTGTTAAGGTTTTGTATGACAATAATGCCATTTATGTTTATGCGATGATGTATGACCCTTCTCCTGATAGCATTAAAAATGAATTGGGTGCAAGAGATAATATGAGTGTAAATGCGGACGCATTTTATATTGGATTTATACCATATAATCGTTTGGATGCATATGTTTTTGGACTTACCGCATCAGGTATTCAATGCGACGTAAGAGATTCCGATCCGACTTATGATGCAGTGTGGGAAAGTGCCGTAAAAATAAATGATAAAGGCTGGGCTGCTGAAATGAAGATTCCATATTCTGCAATTCGCTTTCCCTCAGAAGAAAAACAATCATGGGGATTTCAATTTACACGTGACATAAAACGTAACGGAGAATATGATCAGTGGGCACTTACTCCGCCTACATTATCAAATTCCAGACTAAACTGGGGAACAATTAACAATTTAGAAAATATTAAAGCACCATTGAGACTTTCTTTAACGCCATTCATTTCCGGTTATTATGAAAACGTTCCTCAGTTTTATGGCAATGATGTAAAATATAACAATACATACTCATATAACTTTGGTGCCGATCTTAAATATGGAATAGATGAAAAATTTACTCTGGACTTAACACTTATGCCAGATTTTAATCAGGTTCAGTCTGATAACAAAGTTAAAAACCTTGGTTATAACGAAATTACATATAATGAAAATCGCCCTTTCTTTAAAGAAGGCACTGAACTTTTTACTAAAAATGCTTTATTCTACTCAAGAAGAATCGGACAGACACCGTCAGGGTATTATGCAGCACAATACAATTTACAGGAAAACGAAATGCTGAAAGCAAATCCATCAAAAACTAGATTATTGAACGCTGTTAAAATATCAGGCAGAAATAATAATGGAGTTGGAATAGGATTCTTTAATGCTATTACCGATAATACTTTTGCTATTGCAGAAGATTCAACAGGAAACATAAGAAAAATATTAACAGAACCTTTAACAAATTACAACATACTTGTTTTTGATCAACAGTTAAAAAATAATTCTTCTTTTTATCTTATTAACACAAATGTTATAAGAGCAAAAGATTATCCGGCAGCAAATGTTACTGGAAGCGGCTTTACATTCAATAACAAGAAAAACACATATGCAATTGATGGTAGTGTAGCGCTTAGTCAGATTTTTTCGAAGCAGGATTCAACACCTGATATGTTTAACGATAAAATGGGGTACAGATATTTTATAGGTGCAAGAAAGTCGAGTGGAAATATTTTATTTGGCATTTCCCACACAATGATTAATAAATCTTACGATTCTCGCGATATGGGGTATTTTGTTATCGGAAACAGAGCAATAGAAAGATTTTATTTTAATTATAACATTTATAAACCAAATAATCTCTTTCAGAATTCATATAATTCCATTTCTATGGATTATGGCACAAATCCCGTTACCGGCAAAATGATTACTTCTCAGGTAAATGTTAATTTATATTTTACACTTCTTGATTTTAGTAATTTTAATATCGGCGCAAATTGTGCTCCTTTTAGTGTTTATGATTATTATGAACCAAGAGTAGCTGGAAGATATTCCAAAACTTTCAGATATTATTATGCCTATGCCGACTTTAATACAGATACAAGAAAAGCACTTGCACTTGAATTCCATCTTGAAGGTGGGGATTTTTTAGAAAATTTCAGAGGTGTTGGATTTGGTAACCAAACCGGAATAAGATACAGATTTAATAACAGGCTTCAGGCTAAATATATTTTCAATTATAATAACGATTCTTACAATATTGGCTTTGCAGATATTTATAACGATCAAATAATATATGGTGGAAGAAAACTTATTACTTTTATAAACAGTTTAAGCTGCCAGTATCTGTTTACAAAAGACATGAACATTTCTGTTACTGCCCGTCACTATTGGAATACAGGAGAATATAAAAAATACTATTCCTTATTGGAAAATGGAGGTATTTCTGAAACATCAGATTATTCCGGAAATAATAACTTTAACTTTAATTTATTTAACATTGATTTAATTTATAGCTGGCAATTTGCTCCAGGAAGCACTATGTCTGTTGTATATAAAAATGCTATCGAATCTGAAACAGGCGAAATAATACACAATTATTCCAGTAATTTTAAAAACACATTTGATTCTCCCCAAACAAATAGTCTTTCATTAAAAATATTGTATTATTTAGATTATCAATATCTGAACAAATTAAAAAAGGAAGCCTAG
- a CDS encoding T9SS type A sorting domain-containing protein yields MKTIWILCNFALIVIFNSCDNAETTYDSPFPKKNKELTKILGNELIIKREKDSLHLTITSNKNFNLITNNTGDTLFYGSVSKYRGLFYFSEKIKEGYYYIYAVKISDSLIYGLNSSWSQMCSVENEVRKGNYKKLIAYMSSDTTIIRLHPYKDEMKKLYGVIVNNIIPDTIISGYVSKINDNLELTFDKEEMEIIESVYPNPAQDYINIDLQKSGVFTYQMANLNGLIVSQGKIFDKRNKVDITNFRNGIYIITVINSLNNKKESVKIIKNNKS; encoded by the coding sequence ATGAAAACAATCTGGATATTATGCAACTTTGCATTAATTGTGATTTTTAATTCATGCGACAATGCAGAAACAACTTATGATTCTCCGTTTCCAAAGAAAAACAAAGAACTTACAAAAATATTAGGAAATGAGCTGATAATAAAAAGGGAAAAAGACAGCTTGCATTTAACTATAACTTCAAATAAAAATTTTAATCTCATAACAAATAATACTGGCGATACTTTGTTTTATGGTTCAGTATCAAAATACAGGGGGCTCTTTTATTTCAGTGAAAAAATAAAAGAAGGCTATTATTACATTTATGCTGTTAAAATTTCTGATAGCCTAATTTATGGACTTAATAGTTCCTGGTCGCAGATGTGTTCTGTTGAGAATGAAGTCAGAAAAGGGAATTATAAAAAGCTAATAGCTTACATGAGTAGCGATACAACAATTATCAGGCTTCATCCTTACAAAGATGAGATGAAAAAACTGTACGGTGTTATCGTTAATAATATTATCCCTGATACTATTATTTCTGGTTATGTTAGCAAAATAAATGATAATTTAGAATTGACTTTTGATAAGGAAGAAATGGAAATAATTGAAAGTGTGTACCCTAATCCAGCACAGGATTATATTAATATTGATCTGCAGAAATCAGGAGTTTTTACGTATCAAATGGCAAACTTAAATGGTTTAATTGTAAGTCAGGGAAAAATATTTGATAAAAGAAATAAAGTGGATATAACAAATTTCAGAAATGGGATATATATTATTACTGTAATCAATTCTTTAAATAATAAAAAAGAGTCTGTTAAGATTATTAAAAACAATAAATCATAG
- a CDS encoding tetratricopeptide repeat protein — MKKFLFLIFFTFLFCLTTKNSYAQTAEQYADSGFKKFATQDYIGAIKNYSSAIELNSKNDNYYNIRGYSYYKIGKLKESVDDFNKAIELKPKFYMYYLSRAYSKKAIFDKDGACSDFKIYQEMSGFSQSDEIKKYCEGQ, encoded by the coding sequence ATGAAAAAGTTCTTATTTCTTATTTTTTTTACATTTTTATTTTGTTTAACAACTAAAAATAGTTATGCTCAAACTGCCGAACAATATGCTGATAGTGGATTTAAGAAATTTGCAACTCAGGATTATATAGGAGCAATTAAGAATTATAGTTCGGCAATTGAATTGAACTCAAAAAACGATAATTATTATAATATAAGAGGTTATTCATATTATAAAATTGGAAAATTAAAAGAATCAGTCGATGATTTTAATAAAGCGATTGAATTAAAACCCAAATTTTACATGTATTATTTAAGTAGAGCATATTCAAAGAAAGCCATTTTTGACAAGGATGGGGCATGTTCAGATTTTAAAATATATCAAGAAATGAGCGGTTTTTCACAAAGCGATGAGATAAAGAAATATTGTGAGGGGCAGTAA
- a CDS encoding histidine kinase, with protein sequence MKKNIIILSHLIFWLIVISVGLFPVITVEDPVKVHRALVDEAFLNPMVAIIFYIFYLWVAPKTLSRKKIGLFMLVFFVTVTLYTTLIMQFYPKLLYSIISPPEKPISMIRWYASSFTLHFMYALWGTMFRFTIDWFESNQKQKELEKQNITGELALLRSQINPHFLFNTLNNINSFVNRDPEVTSSGIIKLSEIMRYMLYDADVNKVLLDKEISYIKSYIDLQKLRLKDPNFVTFNIDGITEGMTIPPLLLVPFIENAFKHGKKNIESPGIIISLKVTGNILYFVCKNHILSADDNKQEQGGFGLKNIKRRLDLLYGKNYSLDILSENEVFIVKLTIRDYENQMYSD encoded by the coding sequence ATGAAAAAAAATATAATTATTCTATCGCATCTAATATTTTGGCTCATAGTTATTTCTGTTGGGCTTTTTCCAGTAATTACTGTTGAAGATCCGGTTAAGGTTCACAGAGCTCTGGTCGATGAGGCATTCCTAAATCCAATGGTTGCAATTATATTTTATATTTTTTATTTATGGGTTGCTCCAAAAACTCTTTCTAGAAAAAAAATAGGTCTTTTTATGTTAGTGTTTTTTGTAACTGTAACACTGTACACAACATTAATTATGCAATTTTACCCTAAATTATTATATAGTATAATTTCTCCTCCTGAAAAGCCAATTTCAATGATAAGATGGTATGCATCATCATTTACTTTACATTTTATGTATGCATTATGGGGCACAATGTTTCGCTTTACTATAGATTGGTTTGAAAGCAACCAGAAACAAAAGGAATTGGAAAAACAAAATATCACAGGAGAACTTGCATTATTGCGATCACAAATTAACCCACACTTTCTTTTCAACACTTTAAATAATATTAATTCATTTGTTAATCGTGATCCAGAAGTTACCTCCTCGGGTATAATTAAGCTTTCTGAAATTATGCGTTACATGCTATATGATGCAGATGTAAATAAAGTTTTACTCGATAAAGAAATTTCATATATTAAAAGTTATATCGATTTACAAAAACTAAGATTAAAAGATCCAAATTTCGTAACTTTTAATATTGATGGTATAACTGAAGGTATGACTATCCCTCCATTATTATTAGTTCCATTTATCGAGAATGCATTTAAGCATGGGAAAAAAAATATTGAAAGTCCGGGAATTATTATTTCTTTAAAAGTCACAGGTAATATTCTGTATTTTGTTTGTAAAAATCATATTCTTTCTGCTGATGATAACAAGCAGGAACAAGGAGGTTTTGGACTTAAAAACATTAAACGAAGGTTAGATTTATTATATGGAAAAAATTATAGTTTAGATATTCTTTCAGAAAACGAAGTTTTTATTGTCAAATTAACAATCAGAGATTATGAAAATCAGATGTATAGCGATTGA